CCACTTTGATTGCCACCAGTGAGTCCACCGCCTGTTAACCCACCGAGAATATCATCTAAGCCAAAACCATTGTCTGGCTGACGATCATACTGGCGTGGATTGTAGCCACCAGTTTGACTACCACCGCCGAGCACGCTACCCAATATATCCCCAAGACCACCTGTACGACTTGGATCAATGCGTTGATTTACAGGATTACGCTGCGCATCTTCAGGATCCATCGCACGACGGGCCACCTGACTAACCAAATTCCCTAATAAGCTCATTCTCGATTCCTTTTTGTCATATTATTTATTATCTATAAACCGCTAAAAACTTCGCTGCTAATTTAATATATTAAGCAACAGCGTGATTTACTTATGCGATTCACAATTCTCTTGCAATATAACAAATCTCTTTCGCTATCCAGATAGGTGTTTTGTTATGACATGTAGGCGTTCGTAAATTCATGGAAAAAACCGCTCATTGGGTGCTATAAAAAAATACTGCCTTAACTCGTATTTTCGGCGTTTATGTTAGGCATATTGAACATTCGGTCATGGCACTGATAAGCACCATTCATGAATATTCAATACAATCTAGCCAAAACATTCAACTCTCGCCATTGTTCAGGGCTCACTTGATCTCGAAAGATGGTCACTGATAAAGAGCGCTTATAAGGCTCTATAACATTGAATTCAAAGCTTATCGCCCATCGATATCCAGAGACATTGATTAATTGTGCCTGCCATAGCTCATCACCGCGACCCGTACGGAGCAGTAGCTGCCAATGTTGATCAACAAGATGGCTAAGTGGTGGTTGGCTAAGGTGCAGCAGTATGGGTCGTGATAATGTTAAATAAATAATCACCGCGGCGGTAACGATTAAAATAAGCACATATTGCCATAACAGTAAAGAAGCAAGCCATGCCAGTACAACCATGACGGCGGTCAACCCACTATAAAGCAGCAAACGAAAATAGCTGGCAGGCCGAATAGGCGTATCAATACGTAACGAATTTGCCAAGGTCATATTTTATCACCAAAAAAAACGGCAGACCATTATGTTGCTCAAGCTTAGCTATGCCAGCTCTGGACAACCATTTTTTATATCTAAATCAGTTTTTAAGTCAAATCTTTGGTATGACGCCATGTCTTAATTTTATTGACTAGCGCCCATATCTCTTCATTTTCTGGACGATTTTGATTGGTGAAATAATCCAACAAATCAGGGTCTTCATGAGTCAGCATTTCTGCAAACGTCTCTTGTTCAGCAGGCTCTGCCGTTAAGTAAATCTCTTTGACATAAAGGTCAATATAAAAGTCTAACTCTTTTAATCCACGGCGTGCTTGATAGATAATGCGGCGCTGTTCATTGGTTGGTTCTGGCTGAATCGGTGTGGTCATAAAAGTACTCTCATTATTTTAAATTGGGATTAAGGATAATTATGCGCAGATAATTGACGCCATAAGGCGACTGCTTGCTGCATCATCGCCACATTATGGGTGCGTATAATGCCAGCGCCTTGCTGTAGGGCAAAGATACCAGCTGCCGTACCTACCACATCACGATCTACCGCGTTAGTAGTAGCAACGACTTCGACGCCACTCTTACTCAATACTTCCGCTAAAAAACGTTTGCGCGAAATGCCAAACATCATCGGTAAACCAAGCGCTTGTAGCCTGCCAAGCTGGCTTAATAGTGCACAATGATGCTCATAATCTTTCGCAAAACCAAAGCCTGGATCGATAATAATTTTCTCACGCTTAACACCGATTTTTGTTACTTCGTCAATACGCGATAATAGCTCAGCCCTTACATCACTAATGATGTCGTCATAGTGTGCCAAATTATTCATCGTTGTTGGCTCGCCGCGCATATGCATGAGCATGACTGGTATATCAAGCTCAGCCGCTAGTACTGCTGCACCCTCGCATTTGAGTGCACGTACATCATTCCAAATATCAGTACCAGCGTCAAAAGCCGCTTTCATAACCTCTGGATTGCTGGTATCAATGGATAGCCAAATATCCTCCCCGCAATGCTGGCGAATGGCTCGAACCACTGGCACAACACGTTGCATCTCTTCAGAAGTGCCCACAGCATCCGCATTGGGACGAGTAGACTCACCGCCAATGTCGATAATAGTCGCACCTTCTTTTATCATCTGCTGGCAATGAGCAACTGCTTTATCTACCACGTTGAACTGTCCACCGTCTGAAAACGAATCGGGTGTGACATTAAGAATACCCATAATATGAGGCTGCGATAGATCTAGTGTTTTATCACGACTTGATATCTTATAGCTGGGTAAGGGCTGAAATAAGGACATAACCAAATTATCTCTCATCAAAACATTCTAATTATTGCACTGTGCTTGTTATACGCTGTGCTTGTTATACGCTGTGCTTGTTATACGCTGTGCTTATGATACCAGTAAACTCTATTCTGTACTAAACCCTTCACGAAATATGGACAACAAAAAAGCCCTTTATGATAAAGGGCTTTTTCTATTGGATATGAAACAATTAACAATTACATCGCTGGTAACGGTGGCGGTGTTGAGTTGGTTGTTTTAATATCATTTTTCGATAAGTTGACTTCATTGTGCTGATAAACTCTAGGTGGACGAGGGTCTTCACCTGCTAAGATATCTTGCAACTGATCTCGGTCAATGGTTTCCCACTTCATAAGAGCATCTACCATCGCATGCATTTTTTCTTGATTGCCTTCAATCAATTCGCGCGCGATATCATATTGCTCCTCTAACATACGGCGAACTTCTTCATCGACCTTTTGCTGTGTGGCTTCTGAAATCGTACGACTGCTAGAGCCAAAATAGCCTTGCGAGCTGTCTTCATCTTCATAAACCATAATACCAAGCGCATCAGACATACCGTACTTCGTCACCATGGCGCGAGCCATCTTGGTTGCACGTTCGAAGTCGTTAGAAGCACCCGTCGACATTTGATTGATAAAGACCTCTTCAGCGATACGACCGCCGAATAAGATAGCAATATCGCTCAGCATTTTTGATTTATACATGCTGGTTTGGTCATGCTCTGGCAACTGCCAAGTAACCCCAAGCGCAAAACCACGCGGCATGATCGTTACTTTATGCACAGGATCGGTACCTGGTAGTAGCTCAGCGACTAAGGCGTGACCTGCTTCATGATAAGCAGTAGCACGGCGCTCTTCTTCACGGATGACCATTGATTTACGCTCAGGACCCATATATAACTTGTCTTTTGCATCTTCAAAGTCATTCATATCAACACTGGTCTTGTTGCGACGTGCTGCAAACAATGCCGCTTCGTTGACAAGGTTGGCCAGCTGCGCACCACTGAAACCTGGTGTACCGCGAGCCAATGCATTGGCATCCACACCGATAGTATTCGGCAGCTTTCTCAAATGCACTTTAAGAATTTGCTCACGGCCTTTGATATCTGGCAAGCCCACTTGTACCTGACGGTCAAAACGACCTGGACGCAATAGCGCTTTATCAAGCACATCCGCACGGTTGGTCGCTGCAATGACGATTACGCCTTCATTGCCTTCAAAACCATCCATTTCGACCAATAATTGGTTCAGTGTCTGCTCACGCTCATCATTACCACCGCCCATACCAGAGCCACGATGACGACCGACCGCATCAATTTCATCAATAAAGATGATGCAAGGCGCGCTCTTTTTAGCCTGTTCGAACATATCGCGTACACGTGAGGCACCGACACCGACAAACATTTCAACAAAATCAGAACCTGAGATTGAGAAGAACGGCACTTTAGCTTCACCAGCAATGGCTCTGGCTAACAAGGTTTTACCGGTACCTGGAGGACCTACCATTAAGATACCACGTGGAATCGTCGCACCCAGTTTGGTAAATTTATCAGGGTCGCGTAAAAACTCGACCACTTCAACCACTTCTTCTTTGGCCTCTTCACAACCAGCCACATCTTCAAAGTTCACCTTGATTTGGTCTTCAGTCAGCATTTTAGCTTTTGACTTACCAAAGCTCATAGGGCCGCCGCCTTTACCGCCAGCGCCGCCTTGCATGTTACGCATGAAGAATAAAAACAGACCAATAATCAATAGAATTGGGAAACTGGCTATCAGTAATTGCATCAAGACGCTTTGGCGTTTTGGGGCAGTCCCTTGGACTTCGACTTGATTCTCACGCAGCAATGGCATGAGCTCATCATCTGACACAGCTGGTCTAATGGTCTCAAATGATGAACCATTTTTCTTTTCGCCGGTGATTTGCTCGCCATCGATTTCAACGCTGGCTACTTGGTTTTCTGACACAGCGGTCACAAACTCAGAGTAGTTAAGGCTATCCGGCTCGGATGATTGATCAAAGCCGCTAAACACCAGTACCAAAACGCCGATTACCACCAGCCACAATAAGGTATTTTTTACCATGTCGCTCACTAGTTATTCCCATCCCTTACTTATTGGTGTGTTTATTAAACACGTGACGTCTATAAACGTATCGCTCATTTTTTAGTAGATATATTCATAGCCAAAATTTATGAGTCAGACTCACACAACTCAAATGCTGCATGGGGACTGTTTTCACAAGTTATAAATATCAATGACCTATATATCTATCATAGATGAGCACATCAGGCGCTTATTGTCAGACGACTTTGCCTAAAACATATGCTTGAAACAAAGTTAATATACCATGATATGTGGTGCTAACCTGCATAATTCAAGCAGGTTTCGCTATTATTCAGTTAACGATTGTAGCGGGTTCAATACGCTCATGAGACTATGTTATGGTGACACATTATCTCGCTTACAATGGCTGTGACATAACGACTTTATGATTATTTAATCGCTATCCAAAACATCTCTTTTGACCGTGGTCTTGACGCACCTGGTTTGATACTACGGATTTTACTAAAATCCTGCTGCATCTGCTTGCGTAATTCTTGTGTGCCTTCACCTTGAAACACTTTCATAATAAGTGCGCCACCTTCTGGTAAGGTTGCAAGCGCGAAGTCCACTGCCAGCTCGCATAAATACATCATACGTGGCTGATCGATTGCGCTGTTTCCTGCCGTATTTGGTGCCATATCGGACAGCACTACATCGACCTGTCTATCACCAACCTCTGCCATGATCGCATCAAATACTTCTGCTTCGCGAAAGTCGCCTTGAATAAAGGTCACATCAGGCAATGTATCCATCGGCAGAATATCAGAGGCAATCAAAATACCTTTTTCGCCTACTAGCTGACCTGCCACTTGAGACCAACTGCCTGGAGCACTGCCCAAATCTACAACCGTCATGCCTTTTTTAATAATATTGGTCTTTTCATTAATTTCTAGTAATTTATAGGCGGCACGGGCACGATAGCCATCTTTTTGCGCTTTTTGCACATAATGATCGTCAATATGCTCTTTCATCCAAGCGCTACTACTCTTTGACAGTTTTTTATTTTCGATACGCGTGGCCAAAATACCTGCTCCTATTGCTTTGCAAAACATTCATACATATTACTGAAGTAGCTAAAAGATTTATGAAGCACTTTCGATATGGGTTAAATTCATTCGAATATGCTATCAATCAAGATTTTTATACATTTACAGTCTTAGACTGGCGAAATTCTATTGGTTAAAACACTGATTTATCAGACAGTAGCGTTTATAATGTGCCCAAACATTCAGTTTAACATTTTCATCACGTAAAATCGTGCAAAATCCTGCTGATCTCATGCAAGATGACCACAGATTATCTATAATGGTCGTCAACTGCTCTTAATAGCACTGTCTTTTATTTTTACCAACACCTAGGAATTCTATGCAACTCGATAACGCTACCATCAAACGCCTAAGAGGCATTGGTCACGACCTCAAACCTATCGTCATGATTGGCAATAAAGGTATTACCCCAACCATTACTGAAGAAATTGACCGCGCTCTATCAGATCATGAGCTCATCAAAGTAAAACTGCCTGCTGGCACAAAAGAAGAACGCGATGTCATCGGTGCTGAACTTGCCAAAGCGGCTAACGCGTCTTTGGTTCATTCTATTGGTCGTATGGCATTGTTACTACGTAAAAATCCAAACGCCAACCCAAAATTGTCTAACTTAGCACGTCATGCATAATAATATGTGATGACCAGCTGGTTTGAGTGATGGTATGGTATGGTATGCCATATCAACTCAAATCATAGCCAAATGGCGACGATAAACATAAAAGCCGCGATGCATCTTGCTCGCGGCTTTTATGTTGTCTGCTCGTTTTAGATTTACTTAGCGTGTAATATTAGCTCGCTTAGTCGGTACAACTTTTCTTATGGTTACTTCTATATTTTTATTGTCGGGTCTTAACTTATGAATCAATCATTCAATCTCTATGTGGCCACCGAAACCATAGTAAATGATGCGCAGCAACTGGGTGTAACAGTGGATGAGTTGCAGCGCATCTCTATAAATGTGAGTGCTCAGGTCATTCGACAACCATCACTATACTTACAGCTAACCTATCAACTCACCTTGCCCAACCAACTGCTAGCAAAGCAGCTAAATTGGTCAATGTGGCAGCAATCGCAAGTAAAATTCGATGATTACTTGTGGGAAGAGACTTGCCTTGAGTGTTTTATCGCTGGTCGTCTGATAAATGATGAAAATCTAACGGATGCTCAAAAGGCAACGCCCTATATCGAGATTAATGCCAATCCAGACGGTCGTTATGCGCTATATCAATTTGCAAGCTATCGTAATCCTGCGACCTTACCGCCAACACCCTTATATGCAGCTGATGGACAGGCGCGCGCGTCTATTAATTGGATAAATAATGTAAAGCCAACATTAAGGTACGTGGAGAATCCTTTATTTAATGATCCATCAGTCGCAAATAAACCTCATCATTATGAGCGCAGCTTTAATGTACCAGTAATCCAACGACCCAATCAGCAGTACGCCATCGCAAATACTGTGATTGAGCAAATACATCCTTGCGTTATTTTATGGTTTGGTGAGATTGCTTTATATTTTGCCCCAAACCACGCCTCCCCGCCTGACTTTCACAATCGTAGCCACTGGTCGAGATTTGAGCTTTAACTCTACTTTTAACTTAAGCATTACAACTCAAAGCGCAAAAAAAACCAGCAACGCTATAAAGAGCATTACTGGATTTGGAGAAAACTTTTAACTTAGACTATATCTAACTGGCTACTATTTATCAGCCATCGCAAGGTAAATACCACGGTCTGATGCATCATCGACATATTGCGAATCACGCCATGTCGTATAGCTGTAAGTGCCACTGTATGGGCTAATGCTGTTTTGGCGGAAATCAGATACCCAATCGTTACCATCAAAGATCTGGATATGACCATGTGGACGGTTTGACGTACGATTATAGACAACGACGTCACCCACTTGTGGCTGCATATCATTACTGATCTTGGTAAAACCTGCTTGAGCAAGTGTGCCGCGAGAAGCATACTGATAAGCTGAAGGGTTAGGCGTAAATTCGTAACCTGCTGATTGTAGCGCTTTACGTACATAGCGAGCACAGTAGCCAGAGCTTCTAGATAATGCTACTCGCGATGCACTTGCCGCTGCAATCGCAGGAGCAGAATTGCGATCAGGAGCGCGGCTTGATTGCTGCTGACGCTGCTCATAAGACAAACGGCTGGTAAGCGAAGCAAGCTGGTATTCTTTTTGCTTGGCATGCGCACTTAAATTATCAATGGCTTGACTGATCTCATCATTGCTATATACATGAGCACCACTGTTAGTGCTATAGATATTGCGGCTAGAACCGTAGTTCGCAGAAGCAGAGATATTAGTGATGGTATGACTCAAGGTATTATTTGGTTGAAAGGTTGTTTCGACAGCACCACTTGTCTGTGCTATACCCATTCCCAATACTGACAAAATTAATAAAGCTTGTTTCATAAATTTACTACCTATTGTTAATACAAGACCGCTCGTCATCCGTGACAAAGCATCAATTAGTTTAGAGGAGATGATCATTACAAAACATGATAAAATCCTTATTAAAACAGCCCGCTATTCTTTCTGTAGTGACTAATACTGGTATTATCTGTTGATACCATCCGCTTAGTTCACTGTCTCGCAAATCGTTCAGTATCAATTGCTTTCAGCATGTCAATTATGAATATCGATTTTGTCACCTATTAGATGAGTCATCACGATGTCAAAAAAACAGCCAAATCGGCTTGCCCAACTTATCGACCATCAAGCTTTTGCTGGTAGCGCACTACCCCGAACGCTTGCTGACAATATGCGGCTATACATAGAAGCGACCAACGAGGTAAAAGAGCTATTGGTAGATTGTCTACCTGAAGAAATTCTTAATACCTGTTGGGTCGTAGGCCTCACCTCCGAGCAATTAATACTCAGTGTGGGCTCAATGACTGCTGCCAATCATATTCGCTATTTGCAGAGCGCTTATTTGCAAGTCTTAACAGAGCAGTCAATTACATTTAAACAACTCAAGCAAATTCGCGTCGACGTAGCTAAAAATTCAGCTGATAATCATTCATCTAAACAACTATCAGCAGTATCAGCAACTTTGTCAAAGTCTAGTAAAGCCAATGAAAATCAGGCTCTTAGCCAAAACACAAAGCGGACTATATCACAGGCCGCAGAGCATGTCACCACTGATGAAAATCTCAAAAAAGCACTTTTGCGTCTGGCAAATCATTGAAATTATTAATATTGCTATGTAAAGTTGTGTAAACAAAACCGTAAAAATCAGCTGATAACGCTGCGATTTTGTAATGACGCAAACAAAAAAAATCACCTGCTAGCTCCGTTCACATTATGAACGTCACCAACAGATGATTGAAAAACTATCCACAGCTTTGATATTCTCTACTCTAGAGCAGAATTGTTAAAATAATCTAAACAATACATTCAAAAAAACGAATATTATTAGAATGTAATTACTGCTGGATTATGTAATATTGCGTAAATGTTTCGATACTTCGTGTATATTCCTGTATTCATCCTTCAACAGTCAAACCTTCGAGAGGTAAATACTGAATTGGGCACGTTACATTGTCATCAAAAGTTACAATTTCAAAATTATTATGGTCAGATAGTATCTCACGTACCAATAAATTGTTTAACGCGTGACCAGATTTATAAGCATTAAAGCGACCCAAAATCGGATAGCCAATCAAATATAAATCACCTAAAGCATCCAAAATTTTATGGCGAACGAACTCATCATTAAAACGCAGACCTTCTTCGTTAAGAATATTTACCTCATCAATAACAATAGCATTATCCATACTGCCTCCTAACGCCAAATTATTCTGACGTAAGGCTTCTATATCTCGTAAAAACCCAAAAGTACGGGCTGAGCTCAATTGCTCAATGAAGTTTTGCGTCGAAAACTGCAACTGTGCATGCTGAAAATCTTTGTCGATAGCAGGATGATCAAAATCAATCTCAAAATTTAGCTCAAACCCTTCATAAGGACGCAGTTCTGCCCATTTATCATCCACTTTTACTCTTACAGGTCTGACGATTTTTATAAACTTCTTTAAAGCGTCTTGCTCGCAGAATCCTGCGTCAAGCAGCAACGCTACAAAAGGAGCGGCACTACCATCCATAATCGGTATCTCTGAGGCCGATACACGAATTAAAAGGTTATCCACGCCAAGTCCTGCAATGGCACTAAGCAAATGCTCGACCGTCCCCACACGTGTGCCACCAAACACTAGGTTTGACGACATCATAGTGTCTTGCACCAAAAAAGCACTGGCTGGAATCGGCTGACTGCCTTCGATATCAGAACGCTCGAAAACAATACCCGTATCAATAGGTTGCGGATGAAACTCTAAGTCAACAGGCTGACCACTATGGAGACCAATACCTGTAACAGCAATCGCAGTTTTTATGGTTCTTTGGTTCATGGCTGTCTTCTCACATATTTTGTTACAATTGCCATAGTGTATCATTACCCGCCCCTAGTTCGCCATAGTTAAAACTCGCTAATTTCCTTATCTCCTTGATTGATAACACTTATCGTCAATAAATTTTGATGGTTCTCATGTCTTATTGATCACATTGCCTCTGTTAACACAGGGAAATAACAGCCAAATGTTACAATCATAAATTGTTTTATACGCCTATTTATTAATGATTATTTTCGCATTGAGAGGCGATTTTTATAAATAGAGCGCGCTCATAGCTGAATCAGTTTGCTAATATATCGACATTTTCTATACACACAAAAAAGCCAGCAACTTAGTACTGGCTTTTTTTATCCCAAACATCTGAAAATATTATTTATTTTGTTGACGTTTTAGATAGTCTTGAATGCTATTGGTTTTGGTTTTCGCTTGCTCTTGAGGCGCGCTTGAGCGAGTAGCACTAGCCGTTTCTTGATACATCTGAGCTTGCGATTGCTTCTGGCTGTTTAAAGCACTGGTATGCACGTTGGGGTCAACAGGCTGAGTGCTATTGACAGAAGGAACTGGTGTCTCGACTACTTCTGGCTCTTGCCCAGCGTTTTCATCTAAAGTCAGACCCGTTGCAATAACAGTGACATGTAAGTCATCAC
This region of Psychrobacter sp. JCM 18902 genomic DNA includes:
- a CDS encoding protein YgfX — its product is MTLANSLRIDTPIRPASYFRLLLYSGLTAVMVVLAWLASLLLWQYVLILIVTAAVIIYLTLSRPILLHLSQPPLSHLVDQHWQLLLRTGRGDELWQAQLINVSGYRWAISFEFNVIEPYKRSLSVTIFRDQVSPEQWRELNVLARLY
- a CDS encoding succinate dehydrogenase assembly factor 2, which codes for MTTPIQPEPTNEQRRIIYQARRGLKELDFYIDLYVKEIYLTAEPAEQETFAEMLTHEDPDLLDYFTNQNRPENEEIWALVNKIKTWRHTKDLT
- the folP gene encoding dihydropteroate synthase translates to MSLFQPLPSYKISSRDKTLDLSQPHIMGILNVTPDSFSDGGQFNVVDKAVAHCQQMIKEGATIIDIGGESTRPNADAVGTSEEMQRVVPVVRAIRQHCGEDIWLSIDTSNPEVMKAAFDAGTDIWNDVRALKCEGAAVLAAELDIPVMLMHMRGEPTTMNNLAHYDDIISDVRAELLSRIDEVTKIGVKREKIIIDPGFGFAKDYEHHCALLSQLGRLQALGLPMMFGISRKRFLAEVLSKSGVEVVATTNAVDRDVVGTAAGIFALQQGAGIIRTHNVAMMQQAVALWRQLSAHNYP
- the ftsH gene encoding ATP-dependent zinc metalloprotease FtsH, whose translation is MSDMVKNTLLWLVVIGVLVLVFSGFDQSSEPDSLNYSEFVTAVSENQVASVEIDGEQITGEKKNGSSFETIRPAVSDDELMPLLRENQVEVQGTAPKRQSVLMQLLIASFPILLIIGLFLFFMRNMQGGAGGKGGGPMSFGKSKAKMLTEDQIKVNFEDVAGCEEAKEEVVEVVEFLRDPDKFTKLGATIPRGILMVGPPGTGKTLLARAIAGEAKVPFFSISGSDFVEMFVGVGASRVRDMFEQAKKSAPCIIFIDEIDAVGRHRGSGMGGGNDEREQTLNQLLVEMDGFEGNEGVIVIAATNRADVLDKALLRPGRFDRQVQVGLPDIKGREQILKVHLRKLPNTIGVDANALARGTPGFSGAQLANLVNEAALFAARRNKTSVDMNDFEDAKDKLYMGPERKSMVIREEERRATAYHEAGHALVAELLPGTDPVHKVTIMPRGFALGVTWQLPEHDQTSMYKSKMLSDIAILFGGRIAEEVFINQMSTGASNDFERATKMARAMVTKYGMSDALGIMVYEDEDSSQGYFGSSSRTISEATQQKVDEEVRRMLEEQYDIARELIEGNQEKMHAMVDALMKWETIDRDQLQDILAGEDPRPPRVYQHNEVNLSKNDIKTTNSTPPPLPAM
- a CDS encoding RlmE family RNA methyltransferase, which encodes MATRIENKKLSKSSSAWMKEHIDDHYVQKAQKDGYRARAAYKLLEINEKTNIIKKGMTVVDLGSAPGSWSQVAGQLVGEKGILIASDILPMDTLPDVTFIQGDFREAEVFDAIMAEVGDRQVDVVLSDMAPNTAGNSAIDQPRMMYLCELAVDFALATLPEGGALIMKVFQGEGTQELRKQMQQDFSKIRSIKPGASRPRSKEMFWIAIK
- a CDS encoding YhbY family RNA-binding protein; translated protein: MQLDNATIKRLRGIGHDLKPIVMIGNKGITPTITEEIDRALSDHELIKVKLPAGTKEERDVIGAELAKAANASLVHSIGRMALLLRKNPNANPKLSNLARHA
- a CDS encoding CHAP domain-containing protein, giving the protein MKQALLILSVLGMGIAQTSGAVETTFQPNNTLSHTITNISASANYGSSRNIYSTNSGAHVYSNDEISQAIDNLSAHAKQKEYQLASLTSRLSYEQRQQQSSRAPDRNSAPAIAAASASRVALSRSSGYCARYVRKALQSAGYEFTPNPSAYQYASRGTLAQAGFTKISNDMQPQVGDVVVYNRTSNRPHGHIQIFDGNDWVSDFRQNSISPYSGTYSYTTWRDSQYVDDASDRGIYLAMADK
- the lpxC gene encoding UDP-3-O-acyl-N-acetylglucosamine deacetylase, with product MNQRTIKTAIAVTGIGLHSGQPVDLEFHPQPIDTGIVFERSDIEGSQPIPASAFLVQDTMMSSNLVFGGTRVGTVEHLLSAIAGLGVDNLLIRVSASEIPIMDGSAAPFVALLLDAGFCEQDALKKFIKIVRPVRVKVDDKWAELRPYEGFELNFEIDFDHPAIDKDFQHAQLQFSTQNFIEQLSSARTFGFLRDIEALRQNNLALGGSMDNAIVIDEVNILNEEGLRFNDEFVRHKILDALGDLYLIGYPILGRFNAYKSGHALNNLLVREILSDHNNFEIVTFDDNVTCPIQYLPLEGLTVEG